A window of the Actinobacillus genomosp. 1 genome harbors these coding sequences:
- the rpsG gene encoding 30S ribosomal protein S7, with protein MPRRRSVEPRKILPDPKFGSELLAKFINVLMVDGKKSTAESIIYGALETLAQRTGKEALEAFEAALENVRPTVEVKSRRVGGSTYQVPVEVRPSRRNALAMRWIVEAARKRGDKSMALRLANELSDAADNKGTAVKKREDVHRMAEANKAFAHFRW; from the coding sequence ATGCCACGTCGTCGTAGTGTTGAACCTCGCAAAATTCTTCCAGATCCGAAGTTCGGTTCAGAGTTACTTGCGAAATTTATTAATGTTTTAATGGTAGATGGTAAAAAATCTACAGCAGAATCAATTATTTACGGTGCTTTAGAAACTTTAGCACAACGTACTGGTAAAGAAGCTTTAGAAGCATTCGAAGCAGCGTTAGAAAACGTTCGTCCGACAGTAGAGGTTAAATCTCGTCGTGTTGGTGGTTCTACTTACCAAGTACCGGTTGAAGTTCGTCCTTCTCGTCGTAACGCATTAGCTATGCGTTGGATTGTTGAAGCGGCTCGTAAACGTGGTGATAAATCAATGGCATTACGTTTAGCAAACGAACTTTCAGATGCAGCGGATAACAAAGGTACGGCTGTTAAGAAACGTGAAGACGTTCACCGTATGGCTGAAGCTAACAAAGCGTTTGCTCACTTCCGTTGGTAA
- the rpsL gene encoding 30S ribosomal protein S12, with translation MATINQLVRKPRVKKVVKSNVPALEACPQKRGVCTRVYTTTPKKPNSALRKVCRIRLTNGFEVTSYIGGEGHNLQEHSVVLIRGGRVKDLPGVRYHTVRGALDCAGVKDRKQGRSKYGVKRPKA, from the coding sequence ATGGCAACTATCAACCAATTAGTACGCAAACCGCGTGTGAAAAAGGTTGTAAAAAGCAACGTTCCTGCATTAGAGGCTTGCCCGCAGAAACGTGGCGTGTGTACTCGTGTATACACTACTACACCTAAGAAACCGAACTCAGCATTACGTAAAGTGTGCCGTATTCGTTTAACAAATGGCTTTGAAGTAACTTCATACATCGGTGGTGAAGGTCATAACTTACAAGAACACAGTGTTGTATTAATCCGTGGTGGTCGTGTTAAAGACTTACCGGGTGTGCGTTATCACACTGTACGTGGTGCACTTGACTGTGCAGGCGTTAAAGACCGTAAACAAGGTCGTTCTAAATACGGCGTTAAACGTCCTAAGGCTTAA
- the rfaC gene encoding lipopolysaccharide heptosyltransferase RfaC, which yields MKVLIVKTSSMGDVIHTLPALTDAQQAIPDIQFDWVIEENFSEIPHWHSAVDKVVPLAIRRWRKNLCKRQTWLEWQNYLKQLRSTEYDAVIDAQGLIKSAVFATKQAKGSKYGYDKHSAREGLSSLFYDHTFNIAYQQHSVERIRQLFAMSLNYTLPDRLGDYGIAMRFAKKNENSTAYVLAIHATTRADKHWKEEYWREVILELSIQGIEVRLPWGNEAERERAIRLAETATNVVILPKLSLTELAEQIAGAKVVLSVDTGLSHLAAALDKQNVILYGATDPKLIGAYGKNQHYLSGNGMANILPYRVLQTLETLITE from the coding sequence ATGAAAGTTTTAATTGTAAAAACCTCCTCAATGGGAGATGTGATTCATACTTTACCGGCCTTAACCGATGCTCAACAAGCAATTCCGGATATTCAATTCGATTGGGTAATCGAAGAAAATTTTAGTGAAATTCCGCATTGGCATTCGGCGGTTGATAAGGTCGTGCCGTTAGCGATTCGTCGTTGGCGTAAGAACTTATGTAAACGCCAGACCTGGCTGGAATGGCAAAATTATCTGAAGCAACTCCGCTCGACGGAATATGATGCGGTGATTGATGCGCAGGGGTTGATTAAAAGTGCAGTATTTGCCACCAAGCAGGCGAAAGGATCGAAATACGGTTACGATAAACATTCGGCTCGAGAAGGTTTAAGTAGCCTGTTTTATGATCACACGTTTAATATCGCTTATCAGCAACATTCGGTGGAACGGATTCGTCAGTTATTTGCGATGTCACTGAATTACACGCTCCCCGATAGATTGGGCGATTATGGCATTGCCATGCGTTTTGCCAAAAAAAATGAAAATTCAACCGCTTATGTGTTAGCTATTCATGCGACGACTCGAGCGGATAAACATTGGAAAGAAGAATATTGGCGAGAAGTAATTTTAGAATTAAGCATACAAGGTATTGAAGTCCGTTTGCCGTGGGGGAATGAGGCGGAAAGAGAGCGAGCGATACGTTTGGCGGAAACAGCAACGAATGTCGTGATATTACCGAAATTATCCTTAACCGAACTGGCGGAGCAAATTGCCGGTGCGAAGGTCGTATTGTCGGTTGATACCGGACTAAGCCACTTAGCTGCCGCATTAGATAAACAAAACGTGATTTTATACGGTGCAACCGACCCAAAATTAATCGGTGCTTACGGCAAAAATCAGCATTATCTGAGCGGAAACGGTATGGCGAATATTTTACCTTATCGGGTATTGCAAACCTTAGAAACATTGATCACGGAATAA
- the waaF gene encoding lipopolysaccharide heptosyltransferase II yields MNILIIGPSWVGDMMMSHALYQQLKIQYPTCQIDVMAPDWCRPLLARMPEVRKAISMPIGHGSFRLCERYQLGKSLRNQYDMAIVLPNSLKSAFIPLFAKIAVRRGWKGESRYFLLNDLRNNKQDYPMMVQRYVALAFEKNAVPNAKTLPMPVPYLQTQAAEIIATKAKFAKQFEYAEQRPAIGFCPGAEFGPAKRWPHYHYAKLAEMLIEKGYAVHLFGSNKDKEVGEQIRASLADNLQRYCVNLAGQTDLNQAVDLIADCHAVVSNDSGLMHIAAALGKPLVALYGPTSPQYTPPLSDKAVIIRLIDGGLIKIRKGEAAEGYHQSLIDIQPEMVIKKLETLLG; encoded by the coding sequence ATGAATATTTTAATTATTGGCCCGTCTTGGGTCGGCGATATGATGATGTCGCATGCACTGTATCAACAACTCAAAATTCAATACCCGACTTGTCAAATTGACGTGATGGCACCGGATTGGTGTCGTCCGTTACTTGCTCGAATGCCGGAAGTACGTAAAGCGATCTCGATGCCGATTGGACATGGTTCGTTCCGACTATGTGAGCGTTATCAATTAGGAAAATCGCTGCGCAATCAATACGATATGGCGATTGTTTTACCTAATTCACTTAAATCGGCATTTATTCCGCTATTTGCCAAAATTGCGGTGCGCCGCGGCTGGAAAGGCGAAAGTCGCTATTTCTTGTTAAATGATTTACGCAATAACAAGCAAGATTATCCGATGATGGTGCAACGTTATGTTGCATTGGCTTTTGAGAAAAATGCCGTGCCGAATGCTAAAACATTGCCGATGCCGGTACCTTATCTACAAACGCAAGCGGCTGAGATCATTGCAACTAAAGCGAAATTTGCCAAACAGTTTGAATATGCCGAACAGCGTCCGGCAATCGGCTTCTGCCCTGGGGCGGAATTCGGGCCGGCAAAACGTTGGCCGCATTATCATTATGCTAAATTGGCGGAAATGCTGATTGAAAAAGGTTATGCGGTACATCTGTTCGGTTCTAATAAAGATAAAGAGGTCGGTGAACAAATCCGTGCAAGTTTAGCGGACAATTTACAGCGTTATTGTGTCAATTTAGCGGGGCAAACCGACTTGAATCAAGCGGTTGATTTAATTGCCGATTGTCATGCGGTGGTAAGTAATGATTCCGGATTAATGCATATTGCCGCAGCACTTGGCAAACCGTTGGTTGCGCTTTACGGACCGACCAGTCCGCAATATACGCCGCCGCTTTCCGATAAGGCTGTGATTATTCGCTTAATTGATGGCGGTTTGATTAAGATTCGCAAAGGTGAAGCTGCCGAAGGCTATCATCAGAGTCTGATTGATATTCAGCCGGAAATGGTGATTAAAAAATTAGAGACGTTGTTAGGCTAA
- a CDS encoding GlcNAc transferase, translating into MLVIVGCKPLEAPIEQVQRVQFVNKLVPTTIKPTEKISVVKSQTATEFLCKDDVVIKVQRYQSKKDIKSKRRANANQAIAVTYGNAKHTLSPVVAKVGGEKYSNIRWTWFEGLDGIAVLSDNSGNVLASDCKAK; encoded by the coding sequence ATGTTGGTTATTGTTGGTTGTAAGCCGCTGGAAGCACCTATTGAACAGGTACAACGCGTACAATTTGTAAATAAGCTGGTGCCGACTACAATAAAACCTACGGAAAAAATTAGTGTGGTAAAAAGCCAAACGGCAACAGAATTTCTTTGTAAAGATGATGTTGTTATCAAAGTGCAACGTTACCAATCTAAAAAAGATATAAAAAGTAAGCGAAGAGCAAATGCCAATCAGGCTATTGCGGTCACTTATGGTAATGCTAAACATACGCTGTCACCGGTCGTTGCCAAAGTAGGCGGTGAAAAATATAGCAATATACGTTGGACTTGGTTTGAAGGATTGGACGGCATAGCCGTGCTTTCGGATAACAGCGGCAACGTGTTGGCAAGTGACTGTAAAGCTAAATAA